One window of the Lycorma delicatula isolate Av1 chromosome 3, ASM4794821v1, whole genome shotgun sequence genome contains the following:
- the LOC142322394 gene encoding serine-enriched protein-like isoform X1, translating into MPEVQVVPSSVMAEATLMTDEPDLSTFENKTGLAEDMKFLASMPELCDVTFLVGDTRELVCAVKAVLAARSRVFHKMLYQAPSPQRKKEPPPKENKLRLFLKRSSEPLLNLQNAAQQVLRNECGVWKN; encoded by the exons ATGCCTGAAGTGCAGGTGGTACCAAGCAGTGTAATGGCTGAAGCTACTCTGATGACAGATGAGCCAGATCTTAGtacgtttgaaaataaaactggtttaGCTGAAGATATGAAATTTTTGGCTAGCATGCCAGAATTGTGTGATGTTACATTTCTTGTTGGTGATACAAGAGAACTGGTTTGTGCTGTAAAAGCTGTGTTAGCAGCCAGAAGCAG aGTGTTTCATAAGATGTTGTACCAAGCACCAAGTCCACAACGTAAAAAAGAGCCTCCACCCAAAGagaataaattaagattatttcttaaaagaagCAGTGAACCTCTTTTGAACCTACAAAATGCTGCTCAGCag
- the LOC142322394 gene encoding serine-enriched protein-like isoform X2, which produces MPEVQVVPSSVMAEATLMTDEPDLSTFENKTGLAEDMKFLASMPELCDVTFLVGDTRELVCAVKAVLAARSRVFHKMLYQAPSPQRKKEPPPKENKLRLFLKRSSEPLLNLQNAAQQNA; this is translated from the exons ATGCCTGAAGTGCAGGTGGTACCAAGCAGTGTAATGGCTGAAGCTACTCTGATGACAGATGAGCCAGATCTTAGtacgtttgaaaataaaactggtttaGCTGAAGATATGAAATTTTTGGCTAGCATGCCAGAATTGTGTGATGTTACATTTCTTGTTGGTGATACAAGAGAACTGGTTTGTGCTGTAAAAGCTGTGTTAGCAGCCAGAAGCAG aGTGTTTCATAAGATGTTGTACCAAGCACCAAGTCCACAACGTAAAAAAGAGCCTCCACCCAAAGagaataaattaagattatttcttaaaagaagCAGTGAACCTCTTTTGAACCTACAAAATGCTGCTCAGCag